The genomic interval TGCTGGGCGACCGGTCGTACCGGATGCCGCCGCTGACCACGCGGGACGCGGCCGAGATGGTCCGCGAGGTGAAGGCCTCGCCGCTGCTGTACGGATACCGCGGCTCCGACCCGGTCGACATCTCCGCGATCGAGGACCTGCTGCACCGGGTGTCCCGGCTGACGCTCGACCTCGAGGAGGTCGTCCGCCTCGACCTCCGCTCGGTCCTGGTCTCCGCCCAGGGCGCCTGCGTCCTGGACACCACCGTGCGCATCGCCCCCAACGAGAAGCCCCGCCAGGACACCCCAGCCCGCCGCCTCACCTAACCCCACCCCCCGCCATCCCGCCGCCCGGCCGCCGGGGCTGGCTTGGCGCCCGCGGGATGGGTTAACCCACCTGGTTGTGGGTTCCCCACCCGGAGAGCGGTGGGGGAACCCACAACGTGATGGGTTAACCCATCAAACGGCGGGCGGGCGGTCGGGAGGGGAGGGGGCGGCGGGTGTAGATGCTGTTCTCGCGGTCGAGGAGGCGGGCGTCGACCAGCTGGCGGCGCAGGGCCGCGTGATCCGGGTGCCAGCGGTTGAGGATCTCGTTGACCTCGGTCTCCGGGTAGCTGCGGCCGACCTCGAAGCTCTGCGCCAGGTGCTCGAGCACGATCCGGAGCTTGTCCGGGTACGTCGGGAAGTGGGTGAGCCGCCCGCCGCGGATGAACGACTTCAGCACGTTGTCGCGGGCCGGATCCGGATCGAGGGGCTCGCGCTCCGGACGGCTCTCGCGGACCGCGTCCTTGAACGCCGCTTCGTCCGCGGTGAATCCGTCCCGACTGGCTTCGATCAGTCCGCCCTTGGTCAGCCGTTGCAGTGCCTTCGCCACGACCGGTGCGGCGAGTCCGGTGCTCCCGGCAACCTGATCGGGAGTGGTGGCGCCGAGGACGATCGCGGAGTACGTCCGCAACCTCGACGGCTCGGCCAGCAGACCACAGAGCTGATCGGCGTTCATACATTTCACGCTATCGATTGCCGCAACCGGATTATGATCCGCAGCATGCAACCTGGCCCGCACAATGCGATCACCGATGTCCCCGGAGTGCTTGTCGGTCAGGTGGAGCGCGTCGACGCGCCGTACCTGACCGGTACGACGGTCATCCACGTGCCGACGACCGCTGTCGCCGGCGTCGATGTCCGTGGCGGCGCGCCGGGTACCCGCGAAACGGATCTGCTCTCGCCGGTGAACTCGAACGGCGGCGTCAACGCGATCGTGCTGACCGGCGGAAGCGCGTTCGGTCTCGACACGGCCGGCAGCGTGATGCAGTGGCTGGAGGAGCGCGGCGAGGGCGTCCGCGTCGGCCAGGGCGAGTACGACGTGGTGCCGATCGTGCCCGCGGCGGTGATCTTCGACCTCGCCCGCGGCGGCGACTTCAAGGCCCGGCCGGAGCCGTCCTGGGGCGCGGACGCGATCGCGGCCGCCACCGACGGACCGATTGCCTTGGGCAACCATGGAGCGGGTGCCGGTGCGCGGGCGCGCTCACTGAAGGGCGGCGTCGGCTCGGCCAGCGTGCGGCTCGACGACGGTACGACGGTTGGCGCACTGGTGATCGTGAACGCGGCCGGTTCGACCGTCGACGCCGACGGCAACCTGTACGGCGCTCGCTTCGGGATCGGTGACGAGTTCAGTCACCTGCGGACCCCGGTCGAGCCACCGCCACCGGCCGCGCCCGGCCGCAACCTGATCCCGGGTCCGTCGATGAACACCGTCATCGCGGTGGTCGCGACCGACGTACCGCTCGACAAGGCGGCGACGAAGCGGATGGCGATGATCGCCCACGACGGCCTGGCGCGGGCGATCGATCCGATCCACACGCTCGTCGACGGCGACAGCATCTTCGCGGTGTCGACGCGGGTGGCCGACGACGACCGGCCGCGGCTGAGCGTCACCGATCCGATGGCGCTCGGCCAGCTCGAGACCGTCTACACCGCCGGCGCGCGGACGCTGTCGCGGGCGATCGTGCACGCCATGCTGAACGCCGAGTCGGTGGAGACGCCAGGCGGCACGATCCCCAGCTACCGGGACGCGTATCCGTCAGCGTTCGGCACCAACTGAGAGACCGACTGACGTACGACCTCAGTAGTACGCCGGACCGCCGAAAGGCGTCGGAAGACGACAGCAAGACCGGTCCGCGGGCCGACGCTTGCAGCCGGCGTACGCGAAAGGCTCTGGGTATGAACTTCCAGAGTCCCCAGTCGCAGGTCGTCCTCTCCGGTCATGGCCTGGTCAAGCACTACGGCAGCGTGGTCGGTCTGGCCGGCGTGGACGTCGCTGTCCGGTCCGGTGAGGCGCTCGCAGTCATGGGTCCGAGCGGCAACGGCAAGACCACGCTGCTTCATGTGCTCGCCGGGATCCTCACACCGGACCAGGGGGAGGTGTGGCTGGGAGGTGAACGCGTGGACCAGCTGAACGACGCCGCCCGGACGGTACTACGTCGCCGTCGGCTCGGCTTCGTCTTCCAGGACAACCAGCTGCTCGCTGAACTGCCCGCGGACGAGAACGTGGCGCTCCCGTTGATGGTGGACGGTCTGAGCCGCCGC from Kribbella sp. NBC_00709 carries:
- a CDS encoding P1 family peptidase, which produces MQPGPHNAITDVPGVLVGQVERVDAPYLTGTTVIHVPTTAVAGVDVRGGAPGTRETDLLSPVNSNGGVNAIVLTGGSAFGLDTAGSVMQWLEERGEGVRVGQGEYDVVPIVPAAVIFDLARGGDFKARPEPSWGADAIAAATDGPIALGNHGAGAGARARSLKGGVGSASVRLDDGTTVGALVIVNAAGSTVDADGNLYGARFGIGDEFSHLRTPVEPPPPAAPGRNLIPGPSMNTVIAVVATDVPLDKAATKRMAMIAHDGLARAIDPIHTLVDGDSIFAVSTRVADDDRPRLSVTDPMALGQLETVYTAGARTLSRAIVHAMLNAESVETPGGTIPSYRDAYPSAFGTN
- a CDS encoding DUF2087 domain-containing protein, whose amino-acid sequence is MNADQLCGLLAEPSRLRTYSAIVLGATTPDQVAGSTGLAAPVVAKALQRLTKGGLIEASRDGFTADEAAFKDAVRESRPEREPLDPDPARDNVLKSFIRGGRLTHFPTYPDKLRIVLEHLAQSFEVGRSYPETEVNEILNRWHPDHAALRRQLVDARLLDRENSIYTRRPLPSRPPARRLMG